The sequence below is a genomic window from Curtobacterium sp. MCPF17_002.
TGTCCATCGAGGACCTCATCCCCGAAGAGGAGATGGTCGTCACCATCACCCGCGGCGGGTACGTCAAGCGGACCCGGAGCGACAACTACCGCTCCCAGCACCGCGGCGGACGCGGGGTCAAGGGTGCGCAGCTGCGCGCCGACGACATCGTCGAGCACTTCTTCGTCACGACGACGCACCACTGGCTGCTGTTCCTCACCGACCAGGGCCGCGTCTACCGCGCGAAGGCGTACGAACTGCAGGAGGCCAGCCGCGACGCGAAGGGCCAGCACGTCGCCAACCTGCTCGCGATGCAGCCGGACGAGCAGATCCAGCAGGTCCTCGACATCCGTGACTACGAGGCTGCGCAGTACCTCGTGCTCGCCACCGCGCACGGCCTCGTCAAGAAGACGGCGCTGACCGAGTACGACACGAACCGCACCGGCGGCATCATCGCGATCAACCTCCGCGACGGTGACACCCTGGTGCAGGCGCTCCTCGTCGACGAGCACGACGACCTGCTCCTCGTGTCGAAGCACGGCATGTCGCTGCGCTTCACCGCCACGAACGACACCCTGCGCCCGATGGGTCGATCGACCTCCGGCGTGAAGGGCATGTCCTTCCGCGACGACGACGCACTCCTCGCAGCCCGGGTCGTGTCCGACGACGGCTACGTGTGGGTCATGACCGAGGGCGGCTACGCCAAGCGCACCTCGGTCGACCAGTACCGCGTGCAGGGCCGTGGTGGTCTCGGCATCAAGGTGGCCAAGCTGGCCGCCGACCGAGGCGAGCTTGTGGGTGCTCTCATCGTGGGCGAGGACGACGAGGTGCTCGTCGTGCTGCAATCGGGCAAGGTGGTAAGGTCTGCCGTGGCCGAGGTGCCCGCCAAGGGTCGCGACACGATGGGTGTGGTCTTCGCGAGGTTCGCGGAGAACGACCGGATCATCGCTGTGGCCCGGAACACCGAGCGGAACCTGGACGACCAGGACGACGCCGAGATCGAGCCCGCGGGCCCGGTGGAGACGGTCAGCCCGGACGAAGCGGCCGCCGACCCCGCCGACGCAGCGCCCGGGGATGCAGCGCCCGCCGATGCAGTGCCCACCGACCGCACGCCCACGGACACCGTGGCCGGAGAGGACCAGTCAAGCAATGAGTAGTGTCGCCGAGAAGCTCCAGAAGAAGGCGAAGCGGCCCGTCGGCACCCGTCAGGTGCGACTGCGGCTCGTGTACGTCGACTTCTGGTCGATGGTGAAGCTCAGCTTCCTCATCGCCCTGGCCGGATCGATCGTGATCGTCGTCGCCACCGCGCTGGTGTGGGTCATCCTCAACCAGACCGGCGTCTTCGGCGAGATCGACTCCTTGCTCAAGGACGTCACGGGGCAGAACAACTACTCGATCATGGACCAGTTCTCGCTGGGTCAGGTGCTCGGGTTCTCCATCGTCGTGGGCATCCTCAACGTGGTCGTCGGCACCGTGCTCGGCGCGATCGTGAGCGTCCTCTACAACCTCAGTGTGCGGATCACGGGCGGCCTGCTCGTGGGCTTCACGAACAACTGACACACCCGGCCGGATGTGGCCGACCGCTCGATTTCGTTCTCCGGGATCGGTACGGTAGGCTTTCATCCGGTCTGAGGGGCTATAGCTCAGGCGGTTAGAGCGCTTCGCTGATAACGAAGAGGTCCAAGGTTCAAGTCCTTGTAGCCCCACCACGCAAGAATCCAAGCAGTACCCGTCACTGGCACGATCGGTGGCACTCGGGGCCTTAGCTCAGTTGGTAGAGCGCCTGCTTTGCAAGCAGGATGTCAGGAGTTCGATTCTCCTAGGCTCCACTCCGCTCGGGTCGACGCTGTTCGGCTCGTTCCTCGCCTCACCAGGGCGTTTCGTCGTGCTTGTCTGCGCCTTCGGCGCGCCGCTCCGCGATGGTCCGTCCGCCCGCTGGCCGCCTTCGGCGGCGCCGCTCTGCGATGGTCCGTCCGCGGCTGGTGGTGGGCTGTTGAGATCGCAGTTTGGCGGGGGCCGCCGTGCTGGGAGGGCGCGGAAGTGCGATCTCGAGGTGCGCGCGGGCGGACTGGAGGCGCGGGGCGGGGCCGGCACGTGCCTCCCGGCCGGTGGGTGATGCGTCACAGGCACGTGGTGCGCCGCTCAATTCGCGCTCGCCAGCACGGAGACGACGAAGGGCCCCGGCGGAAGCCGGGGCCCTTCGTGCGAACCGGGAGGTCAGGCGGAGGGCTTCTCCGCCGTGTCGGCGTCGTCGGCGACCCACAGGTCGTCATCGGCGCGGAGCGTCTGGTACGCGGCGTACGCGGCGCCGGCGACGGCGACCACGCCGACCACGATCAGCGCGACACCGCCGAAGCCGATGCCCTTCTTCTTCTGCGCAGCGGCCGGCACGTACTTGACGGCTGCCTTCTTCGCCTTCTTGCCCTTCTTCTGGGCGTCCTTCACGATCTTCTGGACCCGGGGGTCCTTCGCGAGGTCGACCACGCTCAGGACCGAGCCGGCCGTGGACACCAGGCCCGGGACCACCTCGGACTGGAAGCGGTGCGAAGCGTTCTGCGCTGCACTCGTCGCAGCGTGCACACCCGTCGCGACAGCCGGGCGGATCCCGTTGTCGATCGCGTTCTGCACTCGCGGCGCGATGTCCTTGCGGGCGGTGTCCGCGGCGTTGGACCGGGCCTCCGCCAAGATCGCGTTCGCGTGCTCGAGGACCTTGCGCTGCTCTCCGAGGAGCGAGGCGGTCTGGCCCTTGAGCTTCTTGATCTGCTTCCGACGCTTGCGCGGGATCTCGATCGTCGTCATCTGGTACCTCCATCGGATCGGCGTGGGTCCCATCCTGCCACCGGAGTCCCTGACAGGTCACGGAACCGTACCTGTGGGATCCGTCTGACCATCAGCAGTACATGCGAGAATCGGAACATGTCTCTGCACACCGCTGTCGCAACGATCCACACGAACAAGGGCGACATCCGCGTCAACCTGTTCGGCAACCACGCTCCGAAGACCGTCAAGAACTTCGTCGACCTCGCGACGGGCCAGCAGGAATGGACCCACCCGGGCACCGGCAAGGTGTCGACGGACAAGCTCTACGACGGTGTCGTCTTCCACCGCATCATCAAGGACTTCATGATCCAGGGCGGCGACCCGCTCGGCCAGGGCATCGGCGGCCCCGGCTACCGCTTCGACGACGAGATCTCGCCGGAGCTCACCTTCCAGAACCCGTACATCTTCGCGATGGCGAACGCCGGCATCCAGGGCGGTCGCGGCACGAACGGCTCGCAGTTCTTCATCACCACGGTGGCGACGCCGTGGCTGCAGGGCAAGCACACCATCTTCGGTGAGGTCGCGGACGACGAGTCCCGTGCCGTCGTCGACGCGATCGAGGGCGTCGCCACCGACGGTCGTGACAAGCCGGTCGAGGACGTCGTCATCCAGAGCATCGACGTCGAGGACGTCTGAGCCACCACGTGAGCGATCCGGCGTACAACTCGAACAACACCTGCTACCGGCACCCCGACCGTCAGAGCTTCGTCCTCTGCCAGCGGTGCGGGCGGACGATCTGCCCGGAGTGCCAGACGCCGGCGGCGGTCGGGGTGCACTGCCCGGAGTGCGTGCGTGAACAGCGCGCACGGTTCACGCAGAACCGTCGGGCGAGCGGACCCAGTGGGATCACGGTCGCCCGACGGCGGTTCGCCATGCTCGACCAGAAGGCGACGGTCGTCATCGTCGTCGTGTCGGTCGTGCTGTGGTTGCTCAACCAGGTGAGCGGCGGGTACGTCAACGCCTGGCTGAGCTTCTACACGCCGCTGGCGGGCACGCAGCCGTGGCGGTTGATCACCGGACTGTTCGTGCACTCGTCGTTCTTCCACATCCTGTTCAACATGTGGGCGGTGTGGATCTTCGGGCGGATGCTCGAGAACATCCTGGGGACGTGGCGCTTCCTCGCGCTCTACTTCCTGGCCGGGCTCGGCGGCGACCTCGCGGTGGCCTGGCTCAGCCCCGGCACCCAGGTCGTGGGAGCGTCCGGCGCGATCTTCGGCCTCTTCGCGGCGTTCTTCGTCATCCAGCGGAGTCTCGGCTACAACGCCGTGCAGCTCCTCGTGATCATGGGACTGAACCTCGTCGTCGGGTTCCTGCCCGGGACGAACATCTCCTGGCAGGCGCACGTCGGTGGGATCGTCCTCGGGTTCATCACCGGGTTCGTCTTCGCGAGGACCCGGAACATCCGACAGCGAACGCTCCAGATCAGCTTGCTCGTGGCTGAGGCCGTCGTCGTCATCGGCGCGATCTTCGCCGCGTACGCCGGTCTCCAGGTCGGTATCGGCATCTGACCACTGCCCCGGCACGAACGCCCCGTCGTACGTTGCGGCGGGGCGTTCGTCGTTCCCCGGCAGGCGTTCGCCGTTCCCTCGGTTCGCCGTCGAGCGCGGCCGCGGTTTCGATCATCAGGAACGGGTGCGTTGTCCACACGTGCACGACCGAGTTGTCCACAGCTGTGGACAACTCGGCGAGTTACACCGATGTGATTATCCCCACTGTGGACTGAGCTGTGGATAACTCCGGGTCCGGGGTGTGGAGGAGCGTGTGGAAAGTGTGGAGAACTGTGGAGAATCCGGCCGGTCGTGGGGAGAACGGGCGATCGAACCCAGTGAGACTGTGGAGAAGTACTGCCAGGAACGACGAAGCCCGTCGCACCTTGCGGTGCGACGGGCGTCGAGGAAGCGTTCGGCCGGAGCGTCAGCGCCAACGGGTGGTCATGAGGAAGCCGACGAACATGATGCCGAAGCCGATGAGGATGTTCCACGACCCGAGGGACGGGACCGGCAGCGTCGTGTTCGAGATGTAGAAGACGATCACCCAGGCGAGCCCGATGAGCATGAAGCCGAACATGACCGGCTTGAACCACACGGGGTTGGGCTGGTCCCCCGCGGTGTCCACCGAGTCGGCTCGGGTCGTCCGGGCGGGCTTGGTGCGGTCCTTGTCCTTGGCCATGGCCGGTATCCTACCGTGACCGAGTGTGTGGGAAGACTCTCAGCCTGCTGCACACATCCCCCACGAGTACGGTGGAGCGCCATGACCAAGATCCTCGTCGTCGACAACTACGACAGCTTCGTCTACACGCTGAACGGCTACGTGCAGCAGCTCGGTGCCGACACCGACGTGGTCCGGAACGACGCCTTCCCCGAATCGGAGATCGCCGACCGCATCGCCGACTACGACGGCGTGCTGCTGTCCCCGGGCCCTGGGACGCCGGCCGACGCGGGCATCTCGATCGCCACGGTCCACGCCGCCCTCGCTGCGGACAAGCCGCTGTTCGGTGTCTGCCTGGGCCACCAGGCGATCGCGGAAGCCCTCGGCGCGACCGTCACCCACGCGGACGAGCTCATGCACGGGAAGACGTCGCAGGTCGACCACGACGACAGTGCGCTCTTCGCGGGTGTTCCCCACCCGTTCACCGCGACGCGGTACCACTCCCTCGCGATCGTCGACGGCACCGTTCCCGACGAACTCACCGTGACGGCCCGGACGGGCGGCGGTGTGATCATGGGTGTGCAGCACCGCGAGCACCCGGTGTACGGCGTCCAGTTCCACCCGGAGTCGGTCCTCACCGAGGGCGGCTACCGCATGGTCGGCAACTGGCTCGAGAGCACCGGACTCGAAGGGGCGGCGGAACGCGCGGCCGGACTCAACCCACTCATCGCAGGTCACCGGGCCTGATCCCGGGCGATGCTGCCTGCTGGCCGTGACGTGGCCGGGCAGGAGCGGTCAGCGACCGTCGCCGCCGTCGTCCCCACCGTTGTCGTCGCCACCGTTGTCGCCGGCACTGGGCGCTGCGGGCTGCGTGGGCTGCGAGGAAGCAGCGCAGTAGGTCAGGACCACGGTGCTGCCCTGCGCGATGTCACCGGCCGGAGCGTTCTGCTGCGTGACCGTCCCGCCCGTGCAGGAGTACGTGGGCGCCGGCGTGACCGTCAGGCCGAGCGCGGCCAGTGTGGCGTTCGCCGTGGAGAACGGCTGCTGCGTGACGTCCGGCAGCTCGACCTTGCCGTTCGACACCGTCAGGTTCACGACCGAGCCCTTGGTGTGCTGCGTGCCGCTGGCGGGGTCGGTGCTCATGACCGTGCCCTCGGGGACGTCGGGTGAGTAGTCGGAGTTGATGGCGCCGATCGTGAACCCGGCGTCGGTGAGGGTCTTCTCGGCGGCGTCCTGCGCCTGGCTCGCGAGGTCAGGGATGGCGATCTGCTCCGGCCCGATCGAGACGACGACGCGGACGTCCTGACTGCGCGCCACGTTCGTGCCCGAACCGGGTTCGGTGCGGACGACCGTGCCCTTCTCGACGTCGTCGGAGTTCTCCTCGACCTTCACCGCGCCGAGGTCACGCTTCTCGAGGGCGGCGGACGCGGACTCCCACGTGGCACCGACGACGTTCGGCACGCTCACCGACGAGGACACCGGCGGTTTGCCCGGCTGCAGGTTCGCGACGAAGAACACGACCGCGACGATGACGGCCGCCGTCAGGAGGATGCCGACCCAGATCCACGCCACGGGGGGACGGTTCTGCGTCCGCTGCGGGCGGTGCTCGGCGGTGTCGTCCTCGAGCTCGCGGAAGGCGACCGCAGGGTTCGACGTCGTTCGCGGGTTCACCCCGAAGAGCATCGTGGAGGCGTCGTTCGCGGACCGCTGGTGCAGCTTGCGGGTCGATGCCGGTACGTGCCCTGTCGCGGCCTGCTGCAGTTCGGTCCGGAACTCGGCGGCGTTCTGGTACCGGCGGGTGCGGTCCTTGACGAGCGCGTGCAGCGTCACGGCATCGAGCGCCGGTGAGACGGTGGGCGTGAGCG
It includes:
- a CDS encoding DUF3566 domain-containing protein — protein: MSSVAEKLQKKAKRPVGTRQVRLRLVYVDFWSMVKLSFLIALAGSIVIVVATALVWVILNQTGVFGEIDSLLKDVTGQNNYSIMDQFSLGQVLGFSIVVGILNVVVGTVLGAIVSVLYNLSVRITGGLLVGFTNN
- a CDS encoding peptidylprolyl isomerase → MSLHTAVATIHTNKGDIRVNLFGNHAPKTVKNFVDLATGQQEWTHPGTGKVSTDKLYDGVVFHRIIKDFMIQGGDPLGQGIGGPGYRFDDEISPELTFQNPYIFAMANAGIQGGRGTNGSQFFITTVATPWLQGKHTIFGEVADDESRAVVDAIEGVATDGRDKPVEDVVIQSIDVEDV
- a CDS encoding rhomboid family intramembrane serine protease encodes the protein MSDPAYNSNNTCYRHPDRQSFVLCQRCGRTICPECQTPAAVGVHCPECVREQRARFTQNRRASGPSGITVARRRFAMLDQKATVVIVVVSVVLWLLNQVSGGYVNAWLSFYTPLAGTQPWRLITGLFVHSSFFHILFNMWAVWIFGRMLENILGTWRFLALYFLAGLGGDLAVAWLSPGTQVVGASGAIFGLFAAFFVIQRSLGYNAVQLLVIMGLNLVVGFLPGTNISWQAHVGGIVLGFITGFVFARTRNIRQRTLQISLLVAEAVVVIGAIFAAYAGLQVGIGI
- a CDS encoding cell division protein CrgA, which translates into the protein MAKDKDRTKPARTTRADSVDTAGDQPNPVWFKPVMFGFMLIGLAWVIVFYISNTTLPVPSLGSWNILIGFGIMFVGFLMTTRWR
- a CDS encoding gamma-glutamyl-gamma-aminobutyrate hydrolase family protein (Members of this family of hydrolases with an active site Cys residue belong to MEROPS family C26.), whose protein sequence is MTKILVVDNYDSFVYTLNGYVQQLGADTDVVRNDAFPESEIADRIADYDGVLLSPGPGTPADAGISIATVHAALAADKPLFGVCLGHQAIAEALGATVTHADELMHGKTSQVDHDDSALFAGVPHPFTATRYHSLAIVDGTVPDELTVTARTGGGVIMGVQHREHPVYGVQFHPESVLTEGGYRMVGNWLESTGLEGAAERAAGLNPLIAGHRA
- the pknB gene encoding Stk1 family PASTA domain-containing Ser/Thr kinase, which gives rise to MPEGVTAGITLLANRYEIGEVIGRGGMATVHLGNDTRLGRKVAVKLLKPSLANDPAFRMRFRQEAQAAARMAHPTIVRVYDAGEETVTETSGAEVQVPFIVMEHVEGRPLSDIIGEGPVDPDEAVRITEGILTALEYSHRAGVVHRDIKPANVMVTHTGQVKVMDFGIARAITDTSATVAQTTSILGTASYFSPEQARGETVDARTDVYSTGVVLFELLTGRAPFIGDSPVAVAYQHVSEQPVAPSSLTPTVSPALDAVTLHALVKDRTRRYQNAAEFRTELQQAATGHVPASTRKLHQRSANDASTMLFGVNPRTTSNPAVAFRELEDDTAEHRPQRTQNRPPVAWIWVGILLTAAVIVAVVFFVANLQPGKPPVSSSVSVPNVVGATWESASAALEKRDLGAVKVEENSDDVEKGTVVRTEPGSGTNVARSQDVRVVVSIGPEQIAIPDLASQAQDAAEKTLTDAGFTIGAINSDYSPDVPEGTVMSTDPASGTQHTKGSVVNLTVSNGKVELPDVTQQPFSTANATLAALGLTVTPAPTYSCTGGTVTQQNAPAGDIAQGSTVVLTYCAASSQPTQPAAPSAGDNGGDDNGGDDGGDGR